In Mycolicibacterium nivoides, the DNA window TACGTGTATGACTCGCGTACAACTGATTTCGCCGACCAGATCCTGGCGGACACCGGCGGCGCCGGCGTGGACGTGGTGCTCAACAGCCTGACGAGTGAAGGTTTCGTCGAGGCGACCGTGCGCGCCACCGCCAAGAACGGCCGGTTCGCCGAGATCGCCAAGCGCGATATCTGGACCCCGGAGCAGATGGCCGAGGCCCGACCCGACATCGCGTACGAGATCGTCGCGTTGGACACGGTGATGTTCCAAGAGCCCGAACGCATTCGCACCTTGCTGACCGAGGTGTCGGACGGATTGGCCAAGGGACAATGGACGCCACTGCCCGCCGAGATCTACCCGCTGACGGAGGCCAGGACGGCGTTCCGGCGCATGCAGCAGGCCCGGCACATCGGCAAGATCGTGTGCCAGATGCCGAACCCGCTTGCACCGCGCCCGGATCGGACGTACCTGATCACCGGTGGCCTGGGTGCGATCGGTCTGCACACGGCTGCGTATCTGGCCCAGCTGGGCGCCGGTGACATCGTGTTGACCAGCCGCCGGGCACCCGATGCGGACGCTCAGCGGTTGATCGAGGAGATCACCGAGCGTTACAAGACCCGCATCCACGTCTTCGCCGCCGATGTCGGCGAGGAGTCCGAAGTGGTGAAGCTCCTCGAGCGGATCCGCGCCGAATTGCCCCCGCTCGCCGGTGTGGCACATCTGGCGGGTGTGCTCGATGACGCGCTGCTGGGCCAGCAGAGTGTGGAGCGATTCCGGACCACCCTGGCGCCCAAGGCCTTCGGCGCCGAGTACCTGGACAGGTTGACGAAAGACGACGAGCTGGACTTCTTCATCGTGTCCTCCTCGGTGTCCAGCTTGTTCGGTTCACCCGGTCAGTCCAACTACGCGACCGCCAACGCGTTGCTCGACGGTCTGATCGCGCAGCGTAGGTCTCAGGGCCTGCCGGCCACGGGGATCAACTTCGGTCCCTGGGGCCAGGGCGGCATGGCCTCCTCGGAGGCGGCGACCGCGAATATCAGTGCACAGGGCCTGATTCCGCTGGAGCCGTCGGCGGCGCTGAGTGCCCTGTCCGAGGCCATCGCCAACGGAACCGGCCAGGCCACCGTCATCAAGGCGAACTGGCAGCGGGCCGCCAAGGTGCTGGGCAGTCAGCGGCCGCCGATCCTCGACCTGGTGTTGCCGAGTGCCGTCGGCGAGGTCGTCGGTGACAGCGAGGTTCTCAAGCAGCTGCTCGAGATCCCGGTGCCACAGCGTGCCGGGTTCGTGACCGAGTTCCTGCAGAAGGAAGTGCAGAACTTCCTGCGGCTCGCCTCACCGCCTGCCGCGACCAGTCGGTTCCTGGATCTCGGCACGGACTCGCTGATGGCGATCGAACTCCGCAACCGGCTGCACACTCAGTTCGGCGGCAAGTTCACGCTCAACGCCACCGCGGTGTTCGACTACCCGACCATCGGCGGGCTCGCCGAATACCTCGTCGGTCAGCTGCCCGACGCGGAATCGGCGGAGTCACCGACGGATTCCCCGGACGCACCAGCGGAGTCGACGGAATCGCCGGAGGCGTCACAGCAGGAGGCTCAGGAGGAGTCCGCCGCAGAGGCGCCCTCCGACCCCGAGCCGCAGGCTGACGCGGCCGAGACCACCTAGCGCGACAAGACGCAAAACTGCCCCTTTTCACACGAAAAGGGGCAGTCTTGCGTCTGCTCGGCGATCGGGAGGATCAGATCCAGCGGGTGGCCTCGACCTCAGGAGGAAGCGGTGGGTGCAACGGCACGTCGAGTCCGTCGTAGATACCGGGCTTCTGGGTGGCCAGCCAGTCGATCGCGCCGAGCAGGCGGTTGGCCGCGGTGGTGTTGCCGCCATCGGCCCGGGTGCCACCCGGCACGTCGGCGCGCACCACGATGCTCAGCTGTGGATCGCCGTCGACGATCACCCGGTGGTCGCCGACGCCTTCGTCCGGCTGCGGCCAGTCCGGCGCGCAGGCGGGGTCGATGCGGGTGATGTGTTCGATGACGACCCGCTCGACACCGTTGGCCCATCCGATGACCTGCAACCGGAACGCGCCCTGCGTGCCGGCCTCGAACCGGCCCATGACGTTGTCGACGGCCTCGGTCAGCGGCAGCCGTTCGACCGTCTCGGTGATGTCGTCGATCTCCAGTCCGAGGCCGCGGCCGATCAGCCGGACGTTGCCGCCCCACACCATGGTGGGGATGGACGGCAGCAGCATCATCGGGGTCTCGTCCATCGACCCGCCGAAACCGCACAGCACCCGCACCGAATGCGGTTGGTTGTAAGTGGAGTAGTCGAAGATCTCCTGACACCGGATGGTTCGGACCCGGGTACACAGTCCGGCCGCGATCACGGCGAGGGCGTCATTGCCCCAGCCCGGGTCCACACCGCTGACCAGAAGTGCGGAGTTTCCGGCCACCGCGGCCTCGGTGAGCCGGTCGACCCACTCCGCCGGAGCCGAGGCCGGGTCGTAGAGCGAGTAGAGCGACGGTGTCACCACCTGTTTGCCCGCCCGCAGGCACCGTTCGATCTCGACGATGGCCTCCTCAGGCCGGATATCGCCGGAGGACATATAGGCGACGGCATCGCACTGGGCGAGCGCCGCGTCCACGTCGGTGGTGGCGCTGACACCGGTGAGGCCGTCGAGCTTGGCGAATGTCGCGGCGTCACGACCAGCCTTGTCCGGGGATGACGTGATGACAGCAGCCAGTTCCAGGCCCGGGAATGCAGTGGCCGACCTGATGGCCGTCGCACCCATGTTCCCCGTACCCCACACCGCGATTCGACGCATCCGCCCACCCTAAGTGGTGATATTCGTGAGGATCGTCACAATCCGATAACACTGCTGGTCAGCCGCGTTTTGCACGGGAGGTACAGAGGTCGATCAACCACTGGGTTGGTTAGCTTCCAGAAATTGCTCAGAGTCTCTTTGCGTTGAAGTTACCGAACGGTATAGTTAGCCGCAGTTACTGGTGGGTAACTTATCCAAAGTACCCAACCTCAGGTGGCATTCCACAAGGAGGAAAAGTGAGCCACTACAAGAGCAATGTCCGTGACCAGGTCTTTAACCTGTTCGATGTCTTCGGGATCGACAAGGTGCTCGGCACCGGTGCGTTCGCGGACCTCGACCAGGATTCGGCCCGTGAGATGCTCGCGGAGATCGCCCGGCTGGCTGAAGGCCCCATCGCCGAGTCGTTCGCCGACGGTGACCGCAATCCCCCGGTGTTCGACCCCACGACCCACAGCGTCAAGCTGCCCGAGGCCTTCAAGAAGTCGATGCGCGCACTCCTCGACGGTGGCTGGGACAAGGTCGGCCTCTCCGAGGAACTCGGCGGCATGCCGGTGCCTCGCGCCCTGCAGTGGGCCCTGATCGAGCACATCCTCGGCGCCAACCCCGCGGCCTACATGTACGCGATGGGCGCGGGCATGTGCGAGATCTTCTACAACAACGCCACTGACGAGCAGAAGAAGTGGGCCGTGCTGGGCGCGGAGCGCGGTTGGGGCGCCACCATGGTGCTCACCGAGCCCGACGCCGGTTCGGACGTCGGCGCCGGCCGCACCAAGGCCGTCAAGCAGGAGGACGGCTCCTGGCACATCGACGGCGTGAAGCGGTTCATCACCTCCGCCGACTCCGACGATCTGTTCGAGAACATCATGCACCTGGTGCTGGCCCGCCCCGAGGGCGCAGGCCCGGGCACCAAGGGTCTGTCGCTGTTCTTCGTGCCGAAGTTCCTCTTCGACTTCGAGACCGGTGAGCTGGGCGAGCGCAACGGCGCCTTCGTCACCAACGTCGAGCACAAGATGGGCCTCAAGGTCTCCACCACCTGTGAGCTGACCTTCGGCCAGCACGGTGTCCCCGCCAAGGGCTGGCTGGTCGGCGAGGTACACAACGGCATCGCGCAGATGTTCGACGTCATCGAGCAGGCCCGAATGATGGTGGGCACCAAGGCCATCGCGACCCTGTCGACCGGTTACCTCAACGCTCTCGAGTACGCCAAGGAGCGCGTGCAGGGTGCCGA includes these proteins:
- a CDS encoding dihydrodipicolinate reductase: MRRIAVWGTGNMGATAIRSATAFPGLELAAVITSSPDKAGRDAATFAKLDGLTGVSATTDVDAALAQCDAVAYMSSGDIRPEEAIVEIERCLRAGKQVVTPSLYSLYDPASAPAEWVDRLTEAAVAGNSALLVSGVDPGWGNDALAVIAAGLCTRVRTIRCQEIFDYSTYNQPHSVRVLCGFGGSMDETPMMLLPSIPTMVWGGNVRLIGRGLGLEIDDITETVERLPLTEAVDNVMGRFEAGTQGAFRLQVIGWANGVERVVIEHITRIDPACAPDWPQPDEGVGDHRVIVDGDPQLSIVVRADVPGGTRADGGNTTAANRLLGAIDWLATQKPGIYDGLDVPLHPPLPPEVEATRWI
- a CDS encoding acyl-CoA dehydrogenase, producing the protein MSHYKSNVRDQVFNLFDVFGIDKVLGTGAFADLDQDSAREMLAEIARLAEGPIAESFADGDRNPPVFDPTTHSVKLPEAFKKSMRALLDGGWDKVGLSEELGGMPVPRALQWALIEHILGANPAAYMYAMGAGMCEIFYNNATDEQKKWAVLGAERGWGATMVLTEPDAGSDVGAGRTKAVKQEDGSWHIDGVKRFITSADSDDLFENIMHLVLARPEGAGPGTKGLSLFFVPKFLFDFETGELGERNGAFVTNVEHKMGLKVSTTCELTFGQHGVPAKGWLVGEVHNGIAQMFDVIEQARMMVGTKAIATLSTGYLNALEYAKERVQGADLTQMMDKTAPRVTITHHPDVRRSLMTQKAYAEGLRALYIYTATFQDVEVAKAVHGIEGELAHKVNDLLLPIVKGVGSERAYEKLTESLQTFGGSGFLQDYPVEQYIRDAKIDSLYEGTTAIQAQDFFFRKIVRDKGQALAFVAGEIEQFIKNETGNGRLKTERELLATALADVQGMAATLTGYLMAAQEDAASIYKVGLGSVRFLMAVGDLLLGWLLARQAAVAIEKLDAGATGEDRTYLEGKIGAASFFAKNMLPLLTSTRQVIETIDNEVMELDEAAF